Proteins encoded in a region of the Paenibacillus pedocola genome:
- the rimM gene encoding ribosome maturation factor RimM (Essential for efficient processing of 16S rRNA) — protein sequence MAEELTVGRLVNTHGIRGEIKILSHTDFPDVRFAPGKKLLLIPADGSPKFEVIVESAKEHKGMYIAKLKGYTNINQIEKYKGSLLKVPGDDLVELPENEYYFHHIVGCEVYTDEDGSKPLGTITDILQPGANDVWVVKPAKGQDILIPVINDVVLDVDIAAKKITVHLMEGLLP from the coding sequence ATGGCGGAAGAACTTACGGTAGGCAGGCTGGTCAATACGCATGGCATTCGCGGGGAGATCAAAATCTTGTCGCATACCGATTTTCCGGACGTGCGGTTCGCACCCGGTAAAAAACTGCTGCTTATTCCGGCAGATGGAAGCCCGAAATTCGAGGTTATTGTAGAATCAGCGAAAGAGCACAAGGGGATGTATATTGCCAAGCTGAAGGGTTACACCAACATTAATCAGATTGAGAAGTACAAAGGCAGCCTGCTAAAGGTTCCCGGCGACGATCTGGTGGAGCTTCCGGAGAACGAATATTACTTCCATCACATTGTCGGCTGTGAAGTCTACACAGATGAAGACGGAAGCAAGCCGTTAGGTACGATTACAGATATCCTGCAGCCGGGGGCGAATGATGTCTGGGTAGTAAAGCCTGCTAAGGGCCAGGACATTCTGATTCCGGTGATCAATGATGTCGTGCTGGATGTGGATATCGCCGCCAAAAAGATCACCGTTCACCTGATGGAAGGGCTGCTGCCATGA
- a CDS encoding KH domain-containing protein, whose amino-acid sequence MEELVGVIAKALVDHPEDVTVRTVEKDHLIVYELSVHPDDVGKVIGKQGRIAKALRTVVTSAAVKSDKRVTVDILS is encoded by the coding sequence ATGGAAGAATTAGTTGGAGTTATTGCTAAGGCTTTAGTGGATCATCCAGAAGATGTGACGGTGCGGACTGTGGAGAAGGATCACCTGATTGTTTATGAGCTCTCTGTACATCCTGATGATGTCGGTAAGGTCATCGGCAAGCAGGGGCGGATCGCCAAGGCACTCCGCACAGTAGTTACATCCGCAGCAGTCAAGAGCGATAAACGCGTGACCGTAGATATTTTATCTTAA
- the rpsP gene encoding 30S ribosomal protein S16 translates to MAVRIRLKRMGAHKAPFYRVVVSDSRSPRDGRFIEEIGYYNPIEQPAVVKIDEEKALKWLQTGAQASDTVRNLLSKAGVMKKFHESKQQK, encoded by the coding sequence GTGGCAGTACGTATTCGTTTGAAAAGAATGGGTGCACATAAAGCGCCTTTCTACCGTGTAGTGGTTTCCGATTCCCGGTCCCCTCGTGACGGTCGTTTTATCGAGGAAATCGGTTACTATAATCCGATTGAACAACCGGCAGTAGTTAAGATCGATGAGGAAAAAGCTCTTAAATGGCTTCAAACAGGTGCACAAGCATCTGATACCGTCCGCAACTTGCTTTCCAAAGCAGGCGTGATGAAGAAGTTCCATGAGTCGAAGCAACAGAAATAA
- the ffh gene encoding signal recognition particle protein, whose amino-acid sequence MAFEGLSGRLQNVFSKLRGKGKVSEDDVNEAMREVRLALLEADVNFKVVKDFVSKVKEKSIGKEVMDSFTPGMVIIDIVNKELTELMGGSQAKLAKSNKPPTVIMMAGLQGAGKTTTSGKLAKLLQKGNHRPLLVAGDIYRPAAIKQLQVLGEQIKVPVFALGDQVSPVEIARQAVQHAKDNNLDYVIIDTAGRLHIDEALMDELKQIHTVVNPDEVLLVVDAMTGQDAVNVADSFNKQLELTGVVLTKLDGDTRGGAALSVKAVTGCPIKFAALGEKIDALEPFHPERMASRILGMGDMLSLIEKAQANIDTEKAKEMERKMRNAEFTFDDFLEQMDQVKKLGPIDQILDMLPGMNKAKGVKDLKVDDKQMGRVEAIVHSMTKAEKAQPEIINHNRRKRIAAGSGTNVAEVNRLIKQFDEMRKMMKQFSGMMGGGGKGGKKNAMKQLKSLGGKGGMKFPFR is encoded by the coding sequence ATGGCATTTGAAGGTTTAAGCGGAAGATTGCAGAATGTGTTCAGCAAGCTGCGCGGCAAAGGTAAAGTATCCGAAGATGACGTAAACGAAGCCATGCGCGAAGTGCGGCTGGCGCTTCTGGAAGCCGATGTTAACTTCAAAGTAGTCAAGGACTTCGTGTCCAAGGTGAAGGAGAAGTCCATTGGCAAGGAAGTAATGGACAGCTTTACTCCCGGCATGGTTATCATCGACATCGTTAATAAGGAACTGACCGAGCTGATGGGCGGAAGCCAGGCGAAGCTGGCCAAGTCGAACAAGCCGCCGACCGTGATTATGATGGCGGGTCTGCAAGGGGCCGGTAAGACGACCACTTCAGGCAAGCTGGCCAAGCTGCTGCAGAAGGGCAATCACCGCCCGCTGCTTGTAGCTGGCGACATATATCGTCCGGCTGCGATCAAGCAGCTGCAGGTGCTGGGCGAACAGATTAAGGTTCCTGTATTCGCATTAGGGGATCAGGTTAGTCCGGTAGAGATTGCCAGACAAGCTGTCCAGCATGCAAAGGACAATAACCTGGATTATGTCATCATCGATACCGCAGGCCGCCTGCATATTGATGAAGCACTGATGGATGAGCTGAAGCAGATCCACACGGTTGTTAATCCGGATGAAGTATTGCTTGTAGTCGATGCCATGACCGGTCAGGATGCCGTCAACGTAGCCGACAGCTTCAACAAGCAGCTTGAGCTTACCGGTGTCGTACTGACGAAGCTCGATGGCGACACCCGCGGTGGTGCGGCGTTGTCCGTCAAGGCCGTAACCGGCTGTCCGATCAAATTCGCTGCACTGGGCGAGAAGATCGACGCGCTGGAGCCGTTCCATCCGGAGCGGATGGCTTCGCGGATTCTCGGTATGGGCGACATGCTCTCCCTGATCGAGAAGGCTCAAGCCAATATCGATACCGAAAAAGCGAAGGAAATGGAACGTAAGATGCGCAATGCGGAATTTACGTTCGATGATTTCCTGGAGCAGATGGATCAGGTTAAGAAGCTTGGACCGATCGACCAGATTCTCGATATGCTGCCTGGCATGAACAAAGCCAAGGGCGTAAAGGACCTCAAGGTTGACGACAAGCAGATGGGCCGCGTTGAGGCAATTGTTCATTCCATGACCAAAGCCGAGAAAGCCCAGCCCGAGATCATTAACCACAACCGCCGCAAGCGTATTGCTGCCGGCAGCGGAACGAACGTCGCCGAGGTTAACCGCCTCATCAAGCAATTCGATGAGATGCGCAAGATGATGAAGCAGTTCTCCGGCATGATGGGCGGCGGAGGCAAGGGCGGCAAGAAAAACGCCATGAAGCAGCTTAAGAGTCTTGGCGGTAAGGGCGGCATGAAGTTCCCGTTCCGTTAA
- a CDS encoding putative DNA-binding protein, with protein sequence MSQENRLEKTNRINLLFAFYERLLTDKQQTFLKYYFHDDFSLGEIAAEFAISRQAVYEHIKRAEQVLENYEEKLGLLAKHEDRNRYLEELRRLPDNGMLPEQYNQRFTELVDRLQRLE encoded by the coding sequence ATGAGTCAGGAGAATAGGCTCGAGAAAACAAACCGGATCAACCTGTTATTCGCATTCTATGAACGGCTGCTTACTGATAAACAGCAAACGTTTCTGAAATATTATTTCCACGATGATTTCTCCCTGGGAGAGATCGCTGCGGAATTTGCAATCAGCCGGCAGGCCGTGTATGAGCATATCAAACGTGCCGAGCAGGTGCTGGAGAATTATGAAGAGAAACTTGGCCTATTAGCCAAACATGAAGACCGTAACCGATATTTAGAAGAACTGCGCAGACTGCCGGATAATGGAATGCTGCCTGAGCAATATAATCAGCGGTTCACGGAGCTCGTGGATCGTCTGCAGAGGTTAGAGTAG
- the trhA gene encoding PAQR family membrane homeostasis protein TrhA, translating to MANTYTYSRREEVANAITHGIGTVLSVAALVLLVVFASLKGTAWHVVSFSIYGTTMLLLYLNSTLVHSLREGKAKDLFEFLDHSSIYLFIAGTYTPFLLVAIRGTLGWSLFGIVWGVALFGVLFKAFFVKKFLFMSTIFYIAMGWLIVIAWNPLSASVAGGGMTLLMAGGILYTLGTVFYVWRGFPFHHAVWHIFVLAGSVTHFFAVLIYLLPIR from the coding sequence ATGGCAAATACTTATACTTACAGCCGCAGGGAAGAGGTAGCGAATGCAATTACGCATGGTATCGGTACGGTACTCAGTGTAGCTGCGCTTGTCCTGCTCGTTGTTTTTGCCAGCCTGAAGGGAACGGCCTGGCATGTGGTCAGCTTCTCCATTTACGGGACGACGATGCTGCTTCTGTATCTCAATTCCACACTGGTGCATAGTCTGCGGGAGGGCAAAGCTAAGGATTTATTCGAATTCCTTGACCATTCCTCGATTTATCTGTTTATTGCCGGCACCTATACGCCCTTCCTGCTAGTGGCGATCCGGGGGACACTGGGCTGGAGCTTATTCGGCATCGTCTGGGGTGTGGCACTTTTCGGAGTACTGTTCAAAGCTTTCTTCGTCAAAAAATTTCTGTTCATGTCTACGATCTTTTACATCGCCATGGGCTGGCTGATCGTCATCGCCTGGAATCCGCTCTCGGCGTCTGTGGCCGGAGGCGGCATGACGCTGCTTATGGCCGGGGGGATCTTATATACGCTCGGAACAGTTTTTTATGTATGGAGAGGCTTTCCGTTCCATCATGCAGTATGGCATATCTTCGTGCTTGCGGGTAGTGTGACTCACTTCTTCGCTGTCCTGATATACCTGCTGCCGATCCGCTAA
- a CDS encoding carboxypeptidase M32: MEQAVKEEWEKFQELLSKISGYNEAIGLLHWDLRTGAPRKGVEVRSGTIGMLSGELFRLETSSEMGEFTKFFSRPDVANQLSDAQNKIVKDCLKEYERSKSIPSKKFEEYSVLAAHSESMWEEAKENDDFASFEPYLSKIVAFKQEFIDYWGVKDTRYDTLLDMYEPDLTVAKVDEIFGRLRARLVPLVEAISASPNKPDTEFLSQIYAKEQQEKFGLFVLEQMGYDFEAGRLDESVHPFATGLNPGDVRITTNYLLDNVTSAIFSSLHEGGHALYEQNISKDLVGTPLATGTSMGIHESQSRLWENMIGRSRAFWQRYYGDLQQHFPEQLANVEVEQFYRAINSVANSFIRIEADELTYNLHIIVRYEIEKLIFNEGLEVKDLPKVWNAKYQEYLGITPPSNALGVLQDVHWSGGDFGYFASYSLGNMYAAQILNTLRKELPEFDSLIAEGNLLPIKEWLTEKIYRFGKSLTPSQIIEQVTGEPLNPDYLADYLEAKYTELYKL; encoded by the coding sequence ATCAGCGGCTATAACGAAGCTATCGGACTCCTTCATTGGGATTTGCGCACAGGTGCGCCGCGAAAGGGAGTAGAGGTCCGTTCGGGAACGATCGGCATGCTCTCCGGAGAACTGTTCAGACTGGAGACATCATCGGAGATGGGCGAGTTCACTAAATTTTTCAGCCGTCCTGACGTTGCGAACCAGTTAAGTGATGCCCAGAACAAAATCGTTAAGGACTGCCTCAAGGAATATGAACGCAGCAAGAGCATTCCATCCAAAAAATTCGAGGAGTACTCCGTTCTGGCAGCCCATTCCGAGAGCATGTGGGAAGAAGCCAAGGAAAATGATGATTTTGCTTCCTTTGAGCCTTATTTAAGCAAAATTGTCGCCTTCAAACAGGAATTTATTGATTACTGGGGTGTCAAGGATACACGCTATGATACGCTGCTTGATATGTACGAGCCCGATTTGACTGTCGCCAAAGTAGATGAAATCTTCGGCCGCCTCCGCGCCCGCCTGGTGCCGCTCGTAGAGGCGATTAGTGCTTCCCCTAACAAGCCTGATACCGAATTTCTGAGCCAAATCTATGCCAAAGAGCAGCAGGAGAAATTCGGCCTGTTCGTACTGGAGCAGATGGGCTATGACTTTGAAGCAGGACGCCTTGATGAAAGTGTGCATCCGTTCGCTACCGGACTCAATCCGGGCGATGTGCGCATTACGACCAATTATTTGCTCGATAATGTAACAAGCGCGATTTTCAGCTCGCTGCATGAAGGCGGACACGCCCTGTATGAGCAAAATATCAGCAAGGATCTGGTTGGTACTCCGCTCGCTACCGGCACCTCCATGGGAATCCATGAATCCCAGTCGAGACTGTGGGAGAATATGATCGGCCGCAGCCGTGCTTTCTGGCAGCGTTACTATGGTGATCTGCAGCAGCATTTCCCTGAGCAGCTGGCGAATGTTGAAGTGGAGCAGTTTTACCGCGCGATCAACAGTGTAGCGAATTCGTTTATCCGGATTGAAGCTGACGAGCTGACGTATAACCTGCACATCATTGTCCGTTATGAAATTGAAAAGCTTATTTTCAATGAAGGCCTTGAGGTTAAGGATCTCCCTAAGGTCTGGAATGCCAAATATCAGGAATACCTGGGTATCACCCCGCCTTCCAATGCACTGGGCGTACTGCAGGATGTTCACTGGTCCGGCGGCGACTTCGGTTATTTTGCTTCCTACTCGCTGGGGAATATGTATGCGGCACAGATTCTGAATACGCTCCGCAAAGAGCTTCCGGAGTTTGACAGCCTGATTGCTGAAGGCAATCTGCTGCCAATTAAGGAATGGCTGACGGAAAAAATCTACCGCTTCGGCAAAAGCCTGACCCCTTCGCAAATTATCGAGCAGGTAACCGGCGAGCCGCTGAACCCGGATTATCTGGCCGATTATCTGGAAGCGAAATATACGGAGCTCTACAAACTGTAA